The Manihot esculenta cultivar AM560-2 chromosome 1, M.esculenta_v8, whole genome shotgun sequence genome has a window encoding:
- the LOC122724913 gene encoding protein NRT1/ PTR FAMILY 4.6-like, whose translation MEQENEEQLARWDGYVDWRNRPALRGRHGGMLAASFVLVVEILENLAFLANASNLVMYLSEYMHLSPSVSANNVTNFTGTSFLLALLGGFLSDAFFTTYTIYLISAAIEFLLFHVLAGNEDLAIDLIYSQEVVQRNHLSSGSNPWPSKNQKNQNASPISPTHASQESKENAKEMAPGTETLTKSFSFLNRAVVKRQVHSSLECTVQQVEEVKVVIKILPIFSCTIMLTCCLAQLSTFSVQQAATMSTKLGSLKVPPASLPFFPVIFIMILAPIYDHFIIPFARKVTKSEMGITHLQRIGIGLVLSVIAMGVVALVEIKRKKVATNSGLLDSNDPLPITFFWIAFQYLFLGSADLFTLAGLMEFLFTEAPTSMRSLATSLSWASLAMGYYLSSVIVSIVNSITGNSTRRPWLSGDNINYYQLERFYWLMCVLSAVNFLHYLLWANWYKYRSTRSGWQSQFTHST comes from the exons atg GAACAAGAAAACGAAGAGCAGCTGGCTAGATGGGATGGCTATGTGGACTGGAGGAACAGGCCTGCCCTCAGAGGCCGTCATGGAGGCATGCTTGCTGCCTCCTTCGTATTGG TTGTGGAGATATTGGAGAACCTGGCATTTCTGGCAAATGCAAGCAACTTGGTGATGTATCTATCAGAGTACATGCATTTGTCTCCATCTGTATCGGCCAATAATGTCACGAATTTCACGGGAACTTCTTTCCTTTTGGCACTTCTCGGTGGTTTTCTCTCAGATGCTTTTTTCACTACTTATACCATATACCTGATAAGTGCAGCCATCGAATTTCTG CTTTTCCATGTATTGGCCGGTAATGAAGATCTTGCGATTGATCTTATATACAGCCAAGAGGTTGTTCAGCGCAACCATTTATCATCTG GTAGTAACCCATGGCCATCCAAGAATCAAAAGAATCAAAATGCAAGTCCTATCAGTCCAACCCATGCCAGCCAAGAATCAAAAGAAAATGCCAAAGAAATGGCACCCGGTACTGAAACTTTAACAAAAAGCTTCAGCTTTCTTAACAGAGCGGTGGTGAAAAGGCAAGTCCATTCTTCTCTAGAATGCACAGTACAGCAAGTTGAGGAAGTTAAGGTTGTGATAAAAATCCTACCAATATTTTCTTGCACCATCATGCTCACTTGCTGCCTGGCTCAGCTCTCCACATTTTCTGTACAACAAGCTGCCACCATGAGCACCAAGCTTGGTTCCTTGAAAGTTCCCCCAGCTTCCCTTCCCTTTTTTCCGGTAATCTTCATTATGATCCTAGCACCCATTTACGACCATTTCATTATCCCATTCGCTAGGAAAGTGACCAAATCTGAAATGGGCATCACTCATCTGCAAAGAATTGGCATTGGTTTAGTTCTTTCTGTAATAGCAATGGGAGTTGTTGCGCTGGTTGAAATCAAGCGGAAGAAAGTTGCTACAAATTCAGGACTACTAGACTCGAATGATCCATTACCCATCACATTCTTCTGGATTGCTTTCCAGTACTTATTCTTGGGATCAGCAGATCTCTTCACATTGGCAGGGCTGATGGAATTTCTCTTTACAGAGGCACCCACAAGCATGAGATCCTTAGCAACTTCTCTTTCTTGGGCTTCCTTGGCCATGGGTTACTACCTGAGCTCAGTAATTGTATCAATAGTAAATAGTATTACAGGTAACTCTACACGCAGACCATGGCTCTCTGGCGACAACATAAATTACTATCAACTGGAACGATTCTACTGGCTGATGTGCGTGCTAAGTGCTGTGAATTTCTTGCATTACCTTCTCTGGGCCAACTGGTACAAGTATAGATCAACAAGAAGTGGCTGGCAAAGCCAATTTACGCA